In Yersinia enterocolitica subsp. enterocolitica, one DNA window encodes the following:
- the bcsZ gene encoding cellulose synthase complex periplasmic endoglucanase BcsZ, which produces MVVMFKRLVCILLLLASFGTAAACDWPAWQQFKQHYISESGRVIDPSNPRKVTTSEGQSYGLFFALVADDRETFDRLLTWTENNLSAGDLTARLPAWLWGQRNEHSWDILDPNSASDADLWIAYSLLEAGRLWDTRRYQTIGTLLLQRIAKEEVVNIPGLGEMLLPGKIGFNNEERWRLNPSYLPPQLLARFASLAGPWKAMVKTNQRLWLETAPRGFSPDWVVWQKDKGWQPDETHPNLGSYDAIRTYLWAGMLSNNSPQKAALIQHFQPMAEVTQQQGLPPEKADTLTGKTTGDGPVGFSAALLPFLASGPAPFNQQALSQQQKRVQDSPPGADAYYSAVLTLFGQGWAQHRYSFNRQGELQPSWNSQCATLK; this is translated from the coding sequence ATGGTCGTGATGTTTAAACGACTGGTATGCATCCTGCTGCTGCTTGCCAGTTTTGGTACCGCAGCAGCTTGTGATTGGCCAGCATGGCAGCAGTTCAAACAACACTATATCAGTGAGTCGGGGCGAGTTATCGACCCCAGCAACCCGAGGAAAGTCACCACGTCGGAGGGGCAAAGTTACGGCTTGTTTTTTGCGCTGGTAGCTGATGATCGCGAGACATTCGATCGATTACTCACTTGGACAGAAAATAACTTGTCAGCGGGAGATTTAACCGCCCGTCTACCCGCATGGTTGTGGGGGCAACGCAATGAGCATAGCTGGGATATTCTCGACCCAAACTCGGCTTCGGATGCTGATTTATGGATTGCTTACAGTTTATTAGAGGCTGGCCGATTGTGGGATACTCGCCGCTACCAGACCATAGGAACCTTGCTGCTGCAACGCATTGCCAAAGAAGAAGTGGTAAATATTCCCGGCTTAGGTGAAATGTTATTACCGGGCAAAATTGGCTTTAATAATGAAGAGCGTTGGCGGCTCAATCCGAGCTACTTGCCACCACAATTGCTGGCGCGTTTCGCCTCCCTTGCCGGGCCGTGGAAAGCTATGGTGAAAACCAATCAGCGGCTATGGCTGGAAACAGCACCGCGTGGTTTCAGCCCTGACTGGGTGGTGTGGCAAAAAGATAAAGGCTGGCAGCCGGATGAAACTCACCCAAATCTCGGTAGCTACGATGCGATTCGTACTTACTTATGGGCCGGGATGTTATCAAATAACAGTCCGCAAAAGGCGGCACTTATCCAACACTTCCAACCGATGGCTGAAGTCACCCAGCAGCAAGGTTTGCCACCGGAAAAGGCCGATACGTTGACTGGCAAAACAACCGGTGATGGGCCGGTTGGCTTTTCGGCGGCATTATTACCGTTTTTAGCCAGTGGTCCTGCACCGTTTAATCAGCAGGCGCTTAGCCAACAACAAAAACGGGTACAAGATTCACCTCCGGGAGCCGATGCTTACTACAGTGCGGTGCTGACACTGTTTGGTCAGGGATGGGCACAACATCGTTATAGCTTTAATCGGCAGGGTGAGCTTCAGCCCTCATGGAACAGTCAATGCGCAACATTAAAATAA